A single genomic interval of Celeribacter indicus harbors:
- a CDS encoding ABC transporter substrate-binding protein has translation MKKTLFTGAATLALGAGAALAQDQDLSGQQLTISGPWIGADQVMVEKVLDVFREQTGADVRYVGSDSFEQQIVIDAEAGSAPNIAVFPQPGLAADMARRGFLSPLPEGTADWLEENYAAGESWRALGTYEGEDGEEHLYGFPYKIDVKSLVWYVPENFEDAGYEVPQTMEELKALTEQMVEDGETPWCIGLGAGGATGWPATDWVEDLVLRTQPPEVYDGWVSNEIPFDDPRIVEAIEEFGWFVRNDDFVSGGAGAVASTDYRDSPKGLFAAPPACYMHKMASFIPAFFPEGAVLGEDADFFYFPAYESRDLGTPVLGAGTLWAITNESEAADAFIEFLKTTDAHEAWMAQRGFLTPYKAVDTSVFSDPTLRKMNDILLEATTFRFDGSDLMPGAVGAGSFWTGMVDYTGGASAEDVAAAIQNSWAQVR, from the coding sequence ATGAAGAAGACTTTGTTCACCGGCGCGGCCACGCTCGCCCTCGGCGCCGGTGCGGCGCTCGCGCAGGATCAGGATCTTTCGGGTCAGCAACTCACGATTTCCGGGCCGTGGATCGGCGCCGACCAGGTGATGGTCGAGAAGGTGCTCGACGTGTTCCGCGAGCAGACCGGCGCGGATGTGCGCTATGTCGGCTCCGACAGTTTCGAACAGCAGATCGTCATCGACGCGGAGGCGGGCTCCGCCCCCAATATCGCCGTCTTCCCGCAGCCCGGCCTCGCCGCCGACATGGCGCGCCGCGGCTTTCTCAGCCCGCTGCCCGAAGGCACGGCCGACTGGCTCGAGGAGAACTATGCCGCCGGCGAGAGCTGGAGGGCGCTCGGCACCTACGAGGGCGAGGACGGGGAGGAGCACCTTTACGGCTTTCCCTACAAGATCGACGTGAAGTCGCTCGTCTGGTACGTGCCCGAGAATTTCGAGGATGCGGGCTATGAGGTGCCGCAGACGATGGAGGAGCTCAAGGCGCTGACCGAGCAGATGGTCGAGGACGGGGAGACGCCGTGGTGCATCGGGCTCGGTGCCGGCGGGGCGACCGGCTGGCCGGCGACGGACTGGGTGGAGGATCTGGTTCTGCGCACGCAGCCGCCGGAGGTCTATGACGGCTGGGTCTCCAACGAGATCCCCTTCGACGATCCGCGCATCGTGGAGGCGATCGAGGAATTCGGCTGGTTCGTGCGCAACGACGATTTCGTCTCCGGCGGCGCGGGCGCGGTCGCCTCGACCGATTACCGCGACAGCCCGAAGGGCCTCTTTGCCGCGCCGCCGGCCTGCTACATGCACAAGATGGCCTCCTTCATCCCGGCGTTCTTCCCCGAGGGGGCGGTGCTGGGCGAAGATGCGGATTTCTTCTATTTCCCGGCCTATGAGAGCAGGGACCTCGGCACGCCGGTGCTGGGCGCGGGCACGCTCTGGGCGATCACGAACGAAAGCGAGGCCGCCGATGCCTTCATCGAATTCCTGAAGACGACCGACGCGCATGAGGCCTGGATGGCGCAGCGCGGCTTCCTGACGCCCTACAAGGCGGTGGACACCTCCGTCTTCTCCGATCCGACGCTCAGGAAGATGAACGACATCCTCCTGGAGGCGACGACCTTCCGCTTCGACGGCTCCGACCTGATGCCGGGCGCGGTGGGCGCGGGCTCCTTCTGGACCGGCATGGTGGATTACACCGGCGGCGCCTCCGCCGAAGACGTCGCGGCGGCGATCCAGAACAGCTGGGCACAGGTCAGGTAA